In Pan troglodytes isolate AG18354 chromosome 21, NHGRI_mPanTro3-v2.0_pri, whole genome shotgun sequence, one genomic interval encodes:
- the WFDC11 gene encoding protein WFDC11 isoform X3 — MVSLMKLWIPMLMTFFCMVLLSVLGEMRKKRYDRKELLLEECWGKPNVKECTNKCSKAFRCKDKNYTCCWTYCGNICWINETSEDY; from the exons ATGGTCAGCCTCATGAAGCTCTGGATACCCATGCTCATGACATTCTTCTGTATGGTGCTACTGTCTGTGCTGggagaaatgaggaagaaaagataTGACA GGAAGGAATTGTTACTTGAAGAATGCTGGGGAAAGCCAAATGTCAAAGAATGTACTAATAAGTGTTCTAAAGCCTTTAGATGTAAAGACAAAAATTACACATGCTGCTGGACCTATTGTGGAAACATCTGCTGGATAAAT GAAACCAGTGAAGATTACTAA
- the WFDC11 gene encoding protein WFDC11 isoform X2 codes for MVSLMKLWIPMLMTFFCMVLLSVLGEMRKKRYDRKELLLEECWGKPNVKECTNKCSKAFRCKDKNYTCCWTYCGNICWINVETSEDY; via the exons ATGGTCAGCCTCATGAAGCTCTGGATACCCATGCTCATGACATTCTTCTGTATGGTGCTACTGTCTGTGCTGggagaaatgaggaagaaaagataTGACA GGAAGGAATTGTTACTTGAAGAATGCTGGGGAAAGCCAAATGTCAAAGAATGTACTAATAAGTGTTCTAAAGCCTTTAGATGTAAAGACAAAAATTACACATGCTGCTGGACCTATTGTGGAAACATCTGCTGGATAAATGTC GAAACCAGTGAAGATTACTAA
- the WFDC11 gene encoding protein WFDC11 isoform X1 — protein MVSLMKLWIPMLMTFFCMVLLSVLGEMRKKRYDRKELLLEECWGKPNVKECTNKCSKAFRCKDKNYTCCWTYCGNICWINVVSWELFAWVYIFTDSHSLLGGCYS, from the exons ATGGTCAGCCTCATGAAGCTCTGGATACCCATGCTCATGACATTCTTCTGTATGGTGCTACTGTCTGTGCTGggagaaatgaggaagaaaagataTGACA GGAAGGAATTGTTACTTGAAGAATGCTGGGGAAAGCCAAATGTCAAAGAATGTACTAATAAGTGTTCTAAAGCCTTTAGATGTAAAGACAAAAATTACACATGCTGCTGGACCTATTGTGGAAACATCTGCTGGATAAATGTCGTGAGTTGGGAGCTGTTTGCTTGGGTGTATATCTTCACTGATTCTCATTCCCTTCTCGGAGGCTGTTATTCCTAA